From a region of the Bermanella marisrubri genome:
- a CDS encoding methyl-accepting chemotaxis protein, with amino-acid sequence MTIRTRFLVLLISAVVLPVLIVSIMATLQARDSAIEAFQDQSTSEIAKIDQMFNMYLDGLAADVEFLADTEQLRALDSSTAKYTMANAPKMNALAGSSAEAEAFKLLEDFGTNQEGLAYVYLGLDDSGYVQWPQESLSEYDPVKRPWYQQSRESNGETNRTEAYKDFLTGDPILGYTHGFTTSSGLKGVMALDVSLGRLTQIVNSVRFGKEGYLILIEDTGNILADAANPDNNFKKPEDVGDQYVKMANSEGLAQIELNGREWFARSFVSDHTGWKFIGLKPASEVFAASSRLEASIALVSVVLVAIFIAVGFWMTSIISRPIQRVTENMEEVAQGEGDLTKRMRIKSQDETGKMAGAFNQFIEIVHQLVKEIKSGAVDIKEQAERADVLSDRVGQSADHQVRSIEQVTTAFDEMVATSNEVAKSCSETAQAADESERYVEQGQRYIDSTASSVHSLEEVLADSNQAMETLVEQSGNITSILDTIRGIAEQTNLLALNAAIEAARAGEQGRGFAVVADEVRTLAGKTAESTEEIDNLLSTLTTQTENVANKLASSTNHSRSTVEATEQTREVFGSIQASVSRIRDMTTQIAAAAEEQYQVGEEIQKNIIAINQEASNNNESAEELRDNSKSLGGVAKELTSLVERFKV; translated from the coding sequence ATGACCATACGTACCCGATTTCTTGTCTTACTTATCTCAGCGGTTGTATTGCCTGTACTGATTGTTTCTATCATGGCAACGCTGCAAGCGCGTGATAGTGCAATCGAAGCATTTCAGGATCAGAGTACTAGTGAGATTGCTAAGATTGACCAAATGTTCAATATGTATCTCGATGGTTTAGCCGCAGATGTGGAGTTTTTGGCCGATACTGAGCAGCTAAGAGCATTGGACTCATCGACTGCAAAATACACCATGGCAAATGCACCCAAAATGAATGCGTTGGCGGGTTCTTCCGCCGAGGCTGAAGCGTTTAAATTGCTCGAAGACTTTGGAACGAATCAAGAGGGGCTTGCTTACGTATATCTTGGCTTGGATGATTCTGGCTATGTACAGTGGCCGCAGGAAAGTTTAAGCGAATACGATCCTGTGAAGCGTCCTTGGTATCAACAGTCGCGCGAGAGCAATGGTGAGACAAATCGCACCGAAGCCTACAAGGACTTTCTGACAGGTGATCCCATACTTGGCTATACCCATGGTTTTACGACCTCTAGCGGCTTGAAAGGTGTAATGGCATTGGATGTAAGCTTGGGGCGTTTAACGCAAATTGTAAATTCCGTGCGCTTCGGTAAAGAAGGTTATTTGATTCTAATTGAAGATACAGGAAATATTTTGGCCGATGCGGCGAACCCTGATAATAACTTTAAAAAGCCCGAAGATGTGGGTGATCAGTACGTTAAGATGGCTAACTCTGAGGGATTAGCGCAAATCGAACTAAATGGTCGTGAGTGGTTTGCTAGGAGTTTTGTTTCGGATCATACCGGCTGGAAATTTATTGGTTTGAAGCCTGCTAGTGAAGTGTTCGCCGCATCTAGTCGACTCGAAGCATCAATTGCTCTAGTAAGTGTGGTGCTAGTAGCGATATTCATTGCGGTAGGTTTTTGGATGACATCGATCATCAGTCGACCCATACAACGTGTGACAGAAAATATGGAAGAGGTGGCACAAGGGGAAGGGGACTTAACCAAACGAATGCGTATCAAATCGCAAGATGAAACCGGTAAAATGGCAGGAGCCTTCAATCAGTTTATAGAAATCGTCCACCAGCTGGTGAAAGAAATTAAAAGTGGTGCAGTAGATATTAAAGAGCAGGCCGAAAGAGCTGATGTCCTATCTGACAGGGTTGGGCAAAGCGCAGATCATCAAGTGCGGTCAATAGAGCAAGTTACCACCGCTTTCGATGAAATGGTCGCTACGTCCAACGAAGTGGCTAAAAGCTGCAGTGAAACGGCGCAAGCGGCAGACGAAAGCGAACGCTATGTCGAACAGGGTCAGCGCTATATTGATAGTACAGCGTCGTCGGTGCATAGCCTCGAGGAAGTTCTTGCCGACTCCAATCAAGCTATGGAGACCTTGGTAGAGCAAAGCGGAAATATTACTAGTATTTTGGACACGATTCGTGGGATTGCAGAACAGACGAATTTGTTGGCATTAAACGCTGCGATTGAGGCAGCTCGTGCTGGTGAGCAAGGACGTGGCTTTGCCGTCGTAGCAGACGAAGTACGCACATTGGCTGGTAAAACAGCTGAGTCAACGGAAGAGATAGACAATCTACTATCAACTCTGACTACACAAACAGAAAATGTGGCGAATAAGCTGGCAAGCAGTACAAACCACTCGCGCAGTACAGTGGAAGCAACTGAGCAAACCCGTGAAGTGTTTGGTTCTATTCAAGCATCAGTTTCTCGTATCCGTGACATGACTACGCAAATCGCGGCCGCTGCTGAAGAGCAATATCAGGTGGGTGAAGAAATTCAGAAGAATATCATTGCTATCAACCAAGAGGCTTCAAACAATAATGAGAGCGCGGAAGAATTGCGAGACAACTCAAAATCTCTGGGTGGAGTGGCCAAGGAATTAACGTCTCTCGTCGAGCGGTTTAAGGTGTGA
- the leuA gene encoding 2-isopropylmalate synthase — translation MNHQKYRRFPTINRPHRQWPNNQIEKAPLWCAVDLRDGNQALMEPMNLGQKQILWQLLVDMGFKHIEVGFPSASQPDYDFVRWLIEENQIPSDVTIQVLTQARDHLIERTYESLKGAPRAIVHVYNSTSPVQREKVFNLDKQGIIDIAIAGAKKVANEALKHPETDWQFQYSPESFSSTEVEFAINVCNAVINVWQPTPNKPVIINLPATVECATPNVFADQIETFCEHVNQRESIIVSVHTHNDRGCAVAAAELAVMAGADRVEGTLMGNGERTGNMDLVTMAMNLYSQGIDPEVDLTDAHRITQTVEQCTAIPTHARHPWVGDLVYTAFSGSHQDAIRKCLNQQADDEYWDVAYLPIDPKDIGRDYQSVIRVNSQSGKGGVAYILESQYGIRLPRWMQIELSQAVQKHCEENNKEVNGENIHSIFNQHFLAETAGVQLRSVKFEHSDHSNNANQQDAIYCTVKHDNIDTIIQGLGNGSIDAFCHAVKTEWGHTIDVQYYDMVTLGEHSDASALAMMQLNIDGQKVVACATDTDSSHAPLKAIIQGLNRFNLRNQQAA, via the coding sequence ATGAACCATCAGAAATATCGCCGCTTTCCGACAATCAATCGCCCCCACCGTCAATGGCCAAACAACCAAATAGAAAAAGCACCGCTTTGGTGTGCTGTTGATTTACGCGATGGTAACCAAGCTCTGATGGAGCCTATGAATCTCGGCCAAAAACAAATTTTGTGGCAGTTGCTAGTGGATATGGGCTTCAAACACATTGAAGTTGGCTTCCCTAGCGCCAGCCAACCTGACTATGACTTTGTTCGCTGGTTAATTGAAGAAAACCAAATTCCTAGCGATGTCACTATCCAAGTATTGACCCAAGCGAGAGACCATTTGATTGAGCGCACTTACGAGTCGCTGAAAGGCGCACCTCGCGCGATCGTGCACGTCTACAATTCGACATCTCCAGTACAACGTGAAAAAGTTTTCAACTTAGACAAACAAGGTATCATAGACATCGCCATCGCTGGCGCAAAAAAAGTGGCAAATGAAGCACTAAAACACCCAGAGACAGACTGGCAATTTCAGTATAGCCCTGAGAGCTTCTCTAGCACCGAAGTTGAATTCGCGATCAATGTCTGCAATGCCGTGATCAATGTCTGGCAGCCCACACCTAATAAACCGGTGATCATCAATTTACCGGCCACAGTAGAATGTGCCACCCCTAACGTGTTCGCCGATCAAATCGAGACATTTTGTGAGCATGTGAATCAGCGAGAGTCGATCATAGTCAGTGTGCACACGCACAACGATAGAGGTTGCGCTGTGGCCGCCGCTGAATTAGCGGTGATGGCTGGCGCTGACCGTGTCGAGGGCACACTAATGGGTAACGGAGAGCGCACTGGAAACATGGATCTTGTTACCATGGCGATGAATCTATACAGCCAAGGCATTGATCCTGAGGTTGATTTAACAGATGCACACCGCATCACACAAACGGTAGAGCAATGCACTGCCATCCCTACTCACGCTCGACATCCCTGGGTTGGAGACTTGGTTTACACTGCATTTAGCGGCTCTCACCAAGACGCTATCCGTAAATGCCTTAATCAGCAAGCAGACGACGAATATTGGGATGTCGCCTATTTGCCGATCGACCCCAAAGACATTGGTCGTGATTACCAATCCGTTATTCGCGTCAACAGCCAAAGCGGTAAAGGTGGCGTTGCGTATATTTTGGAGAGCCAATATGGCATTCGTCTTCCACGCTGGATGCAAATTGAATTAAGCCAAGCCGTACAAAAGCACTGCGAAGAGAACAACAAGGAAGTAAATGGTGAAAACATTCACTCCATCTTCAACCAACACTTCTTGGCGGAAACCGCTGGAGTACAGTTGCGTTCCGTAAAATTTGAACATAGCGATCATAGTAATAATGCGAACCAACAAGACGCCATATACTGCACGGTAAAACACGACAATATAGATACAATCATCCAAGGCCTTGGCAACGGCAGCATTGACGCATTCTGCCACGCGGTAAAAACCGAATGGGGACACACCATAGATGTGCAGTACTATGACATGGTTACCCTAGGCGAACATTCTGACGCAAGCGCTCTGGCAATGATGCAACTCAATATCGACGGTCAAAAGGTAGTGGCATGTGCAACCGATACGGACAGTTCTCACGCTCCACTAAAAGCCATTATACAGGGGCTGAATCGCTTTAACTTACGAAACCAGCAAGCGGCATAA
- a CDS encoding MFS transporter: MPVSVFYVSCFLAFVAGHILNYSAIFYSLELFESSLIAGVAYGLCFGPPIVFGWVAGAYIDRYSAKRVLLLAQNFFIFGAALMFWVVINPEQKLVWLFLLASGFIGVAWAFVAPSRFAYLFQFAKGHEEVLAKSTVILNLLVMLGFGLAPILLTQIRDAMGWPWVLTIVFVAFVVSSLLIVKGPNQHKRLHHQNLRQEWRDCFQQLFTQPLLIQLLLAAIIGYLMMGPMQVILPQIAEQNLGLTKVQTGNYLGLIAVSLIMGGLLAIALRSRLPIGKAIVILLFVCGFSIGLLGVVEQLWLSCFILVLGTTSAGIVVSFIVASIQSQAVQQLRGRVMSMYTIISQVVSAASGMMAGAIAAFMGPSMSLYVISVLFVTCTLTIWVGAKSMKAFCSLHTG, translated from the coding sequence ATGCCAGTATCTGTATTTTATGTGTCTTGCTTCTTAGCCTTCGTAGCAGGACACATTCTTAATTATTCCGCTATCTTCTACAGTCTGGAGTTGTTCGAGTCTTCTCTGATTGCAGGTGTCGCGTACGGACTTTGTTTTGGTCCACCGATTGTTTTTGGTTGGGTGGCTGGCGCCTATATTGATCGATACAGTGCTAAACGAGTACTACTGCTAGCGCAAAACTTTTTTATTTTTGGTGCTGCCTTAATGTTTTGGGTGGTTATCAATCCAGAGCAGAAATTGGTTTGGTTGTTTTTATTAGCCTCTGGCTTTATCGGTGTGGCATGGGCATTTGTTGCACCGTCACGTTTTGCTTATCTCTTTCAATTTGCAAAAGGGCATGAAGAAGTGTTGGCAAAATCAACGGTGATTTTGAATCTATTGGTTATGCTTGGTTTTGGTTTGGCACCCATTCTACTGACCCAGATTCGCGATGCTATGGGTTGGCCTTGGGTGTTAACTATCGTGTTTGTCGCATTTGTCGTTTCTTCGCTTTTAATTGTTAAGGGGCCAAATCAACATAAGCGTTTACATCACCAAAATTTGCGCCAAGAATGGCGGGATTGTTTTCAGCAGTTGTTCACTCAGCCTCTGCTAATACAATTATTGTTAGCTGCAATTATCGGTTATCTAATGATGGGGCCAATGCAGGTGATTTTGCCGCAGATTGCAGAGCAAAACTTAGGTCTAACTAAGGTACAAACAGGTAATTATTTAGGTTTGATTGCGGTTTCTTTAATTATGGGTGGTCTTTTAGCTATCGCTTTACGTTCAAGGTTGCCTATTGGGAAGGCTATAGTGATTCTACTTTTTGTTTGTGGTTTTAGTATCGGGCTGTTGGGCGTTGTCGAGCAGCTTTGGTTAAGCTGTTTCATTCTCGTGCTCGGGACGACAAGTGCAGGGATTGTTGTCAGCTTTATTGTGGCGTCCATTCAAAGCCAGGCAGTGCAGCAACTGCGTGGTCGCGTGATGAGTATGTACACGATTATTAGTCAGGTGGTTTCCGCTGCATCAGGAATGATGGCGGGTGCGATTGCAGCGTTTATGGGCCCAAGTATGAGTCTTTATGTGATCAGTGTTTTGTTTGTTACCTGCACGCTAACTATATGGGTAGGAGCGAAATCTATGAAAGCATTTTGCTCATTGCATACAGGATGA
- a CDS encoding methyl-accepting chemotaxis protein — MWNNLAIRHKLSLAIAAALLLSVIISTWISNNAMREMVIGRIEVEEIPASLNAVSNAIAKEINTPLAISKAMAQNTFLRTFQEQGEPEDRLGEIQEYLASMKNQNNAITAYLVSGKSNKYYTHNGLDRFVDQSGDPWFFAFKNDNTPYTLNIDIDDSLKKLALFINARTLSGDSLAGIGIDFNEVAKMVRNYKIGENGLVMITDPKGNILIHPDLEVATGTPLDKQIGDKVSQKLLQKDDSTVMDSSGKSDNIMAAKFIPSLNWFVVAKVPESDLYGPINQTSIELVVVNAVVAIILIGLGLWIAIGVSKPVHRAAEMLRIIASGDADLTKKMPVNGNDEVGKLANSFNLFIDQLANLIRAVASNAQSVNNRSKDLLGAAETTRSNTEEQQQSVDMVAAAINEMGSTVEEIARNANDTANAAKMATQESEEGQVVVNKAVAGINNLFEKVQEASSAVEELAADVGNISSVLEVIRGISEQTNLLALNAAIEAARAGEQGRGFAVVADEVRTLAQRTQESTEEINKMIDKLQGGAQNAVGAIESGLDTGKNSVEYAGRAGESLQQITQAIINISDLSTQVATATEQQSSVVNELNSHILNIKNMSDDTAQQSQTINNECAGLSKDADKLNQIVGNFKF; from the coding sequence ATGTGGAACAACCTAGCCATTCGTCACAAATTATCATTGGCCATCGCTGCAGCTTTACTGCTCAGCGTGATCATCTCCACTTGGATTAGCAATAACGCCATGCGAGAAATGGTCATTGGGCGCATAGAAGTTGAGGAAATTCCAGCCTCACTAAATGCGGTAAGCAATGCCATCGCCAAAGAAATCAATACGCCACTGGCCATTTCCAAAGCCATGGCACAAAATACTTTCTTGAGGACTTTTCAAGAACAAGGCGAGCCAGAGGATCGCCTAGGCGAAATTCAAGAATATCTGGCCTCCATGAAAAACCAAAATAATGCCATCACAGCCTATCTTGTCTCAGGCAAAAGCAACAAATATTACACGCACAATGGATTAGATCGATTCGTCGATCAAAGCGGAGATCCATGGTTTTTTGCTTTCAAAAACGACAATACACCCTACACCCTAAATATCGATATTGATGACAGCCTAAAAAAACTCGCACTATTCATTAACGCACGCACTCTTTCCGGAGACTCACTAGCTGGTATTGGTATCGACTTCAACGAAGTCGCCAAAATGGTTCGGAATTATAAAATCGGTGAAAATGGTTTAGTCATGATCACCGACCCCAAAGGCAACATTCTCATACACCCAGACCTTGAAGTCGCAACAGGTACACCTCTAGACAAACAGATAGGTGATAAGGTCAGTCAAAAGCTTCTGCAAAAAGACGACTCCACGGTCATGGACAGCTCGGGCAAAAGCGATAACATTATGGCTGCGAAATTTATTCCCAGTCTCAATTGGTTTGTCGTAGCTAAAGTGCCTGAGAGCGATTTATATGGCCCGATCAACCAGACCTCTATTGAACTCGTCGTTGTTAATGCAGTCGTCGCAATCATTCTTATTGGCCTAGGTCTATGGATTGCAATTGGCGTCTCTAAACCTGTCCATAGAGCCGCTGAAATGCTGCGCATCATCGCATCAGGCGACGCCGATTTAACAAAGAAAATGCCCGTCAATGGCAATGACGAAGTGGGTAAGCTCGCTAACTCATTCAATCTATTCATTGACCAACTGGCCAATTTAATTCGCGCTGTCGCCTCCAACGCACAAAGTGTTAACAATCGCTCCAAAGACTTATTAGGCGCTGCAGAAACAACACGCTCCAATACAGAGGAGCAACAGCAAAGCGTTGACATGGTCGCTGCTGCCATCAATGAGATGGGATCTACCGTTGAAGAGATCGCAAGAAATGCAAACGATACTGCCAATGCAGCAAAAATGGCTACTCAGGAAAGCGAGGAAGGTCAAGTAGTGGTCAACAAAGCCGTAGCAGGCATCAACAACCTATTCGAAAAAGTCCAAGAAGCTTCTTCAGCAGTAGAAGAATTGGCCGCCGATGTTGGTAACATAAGCAGCGTACTAGAGGTGATTCGAGGTATCAGTGAACAAACGAATTTATTGGCGCTGAACGCCGCCATAGAAGCAGCGCGCGCAGGAGAGCAAGGCCGAGGTTTTGCCGTAGTAGCAGATGAAGTAAGGACTCTAGCGCAGCGCACACAAGAATCCACAGAAGAAATCAATAAGATGATTGATAAGCTTCAAGGTGGGGCACAAAACGCGGTTGGTGCAATAGAATCCGGCCTAGATACCGGCAAGAACTCTGTAGAGTACGCTGGACGCGCCGGCGAATCTCTACAGCAAATCACGCAAGCAATTATCAATATCAGTGACTTGAGCACTCAAGTGGCAACCGCCACAGAGCAACAAAGCTCTGTAGTAAACGAACTTAACAGTCATATTTTAAACATTAAAAATATGTCAGATGATACTGCCCAGCAAAGCCAGACTATCAATAATGAATGTGCCGGCCTTTCAAAAGACGCAGATAAACTCAACCAGATTGTGGGTAATTTCAAATTTTAA
- a CDS encoding Lrp/AsnC family transcriptional regulator has translation MKLDRIDRRILDEIQRHGDISNLELADKVGLSPSPCSRRVKALQEAGLILRTVTLLDAKALGLSLTAMISISMDRHTPDRFEAFESAVSSYEEVLECYLITGQSADYVLKVVVKDMEAYQQFLLGKLTKLKGVSGVHSSFVMRKVIDRTELPVNVY, from the coding sequence TTGAAATTAGACCGTATAGATCGTCGGATTTTGGACGAAATTCAGCGTCATGGTGATATCAGCAACCTAGAGTTGGCTGACAAGGTGGGCTTGTCACCCAGTCCATGCTCTCGGCGTGTTAAAGCTTTGCAAGAGGCTGGGCTGATCTTGCGCACGGTTACGCTTTTAGATGCCAAGGCTTTGGGCTTGAGTCTCACTGCGATGATATCCATAAGTATGGATAGGCATACACCCGATCGCTTTGAGGCGTTTGAATCTGCAGTCTCCAGTTATGAGGAGGTTTTAGAATGTTATCTGATTACAGGTCAGAGTGCTGATTACGTGTTGAAGGTAGTGGTGAAAGACATGGAGGCCTATCAGCAGTTCTTGTTGGGCAAGCTAACGAAACTAAAAGGTGTTTCGGGTGTGCATTCGAGCTTTGTTATGCGCAAAGTGATTGACCGTACTGAGTTGCCAGTAAATGTCTATTAA
- a CDS encoding AEC family transporter: MPEIQYDSAQHWMLNAVLALMILGLALDLHPRDFTPILKKPKAPLLGLLAQFLLLPAFTCLLTLLLDLPAGIELGMILVAACPGGALSNFITHLGGGNARSGYAKFIVGNSHCFYTVWW, from the coding sequence ATGCCTGAAATTCAATATGACAGCGCCCAGCATTGGATGCTTAATGCCGTTCTCGCATTAATGATTTTAGGTCTCGCGTTGGATCTACATCCGAGGGACTTTACCCCTATTCTGAAAAAGCCAAAGGCTCCTCTATTGGGTTTGTTGGCTCAATTTCTTCTTTTGCCTGCATTTACATGTCTACTTACGTTATTGCTTGATCTACCTGCCGGAATAGAGCTAGGCATGATTTTAGTGGCGGCCTGCCCTGGCGGTGCATTATCAAACTTTATTACGCATTTGGGTGGCGGTAACGCTAGAAGTGGGTATGCAAAATTCATCGTTGGCAATAGCCATTGTTTTTACACAGTTTGGTGGTGA
- a CDS encoding AraC family transcriptional regulator: protein MERPNLSLDLHPKIAVQPVRALINYAERHGLKRSQLLEQGSLSESQLNDSRLLIDVMRFEALMHFVSGQICDEHLGFHLGQQFEPDRWGILGLIALTCPNVMAALDAQYRFQSLSGNMGAPMLSADESKSILQWVPAYDCSHNVSEMIIAGLVSLTRVLINQPDYSPIKVTFTHSVAGNVAEYSEYFGCPVEFSSQSNSLEIDNGLLQSPLRHGDGETYQILMQHAKSLLTQQSFSSPLEVIKDFLLKTLPDHVPDIEEVAEYMGMSVRSTQRKLSEFGTSYSQVLDGIRKELAMTYLKQTQNPMIFISERLGFSEQSAFQRAFKRWTGVTPKQFRTMRH, encoded by the coding sequence ATGGAAAGGCCTAATTTATCTCTAGATTTACACCCCAAAATCGCTGTTCAACCTGTGAGAGCGCTAATCAATTATGCAGAGCGGCATGGATTGAAACGAAGCCAGTTGCTTGAGCAAGGTAGTCTCTCTGAGTCCCAGCTTAATGACAGTCGCTTACTCATTGACGTGATGCGTTTTGAAGCCTTGATGCATTTTGTTTCTGGGCAGATTTGTGATGAGCATTTGGGGTTTCATTTGGGGCAACAGTTTGAACCTGATCGTTGGGGGATATTAGGTTTGATTGCGCTGACTTGCCCCAACGTAATGGCGGCTTTAGACGCGCAATATCGTTTCCAGTCTTTATCCGGAAACATGGGGGCACCCATGTTAAGTGCTGATGAGTCGAAAAGTATACTGCAATGGGTCCCTGCCTATGATTGCAGTCACAATGTATCTGAAATGATAATTGCTGGGTTGGTAAGCCTCACTCGTGTATTAATTAATCAGCCAGATTACTCACCCATAAAAGTCACGTTTACTCATTCGGTCGCTGGGAATGTTGCAGAATATAGCGAGTATTTCGGTTGTCCGGTGGAATTTTCCTCGCAATCGAATTCTCTAGAAATCGATAATGGGTTGCTGCAAAGTCCTTTGCGCCATGGAGATGGAGAGACATATCAAATCTTAATGCAGCACGCCAAATCATTGTTGACTCAGCAAAGCTTTAGCTCCCCGCTAGAGGTCATCAAGGATTTTTTATTGAAAACTCTGCCCGATCATGTGCCTGATATTGAAGAGGTTGCTGAATACATGGGTATGAGTGTGCGTAGCACTCAGCGTAAGCTCAGCGAATTTGGCACTAGCTACAGTCAAGTACTGGATGGTATTCGAAAGGAATTAGCCATGACCTATTTAAAGCAAACTCAGAATCCGATGATCTTCATTAGTGAGCGTTTGGGGTTCAGTGAGCAAAGTGCATTTCAACGGGCATTTAAACGCTGGACTGGGGTGACGCCCAAACAATTTCGAACCATGCGCCACTGA
- a CDS encoding NAD-dependent epimerase/dehydratase family protein, with product MRKILVTGAAGDIGTRLVQALSSRGDVDLYTTALKDLPYIVDSTHRNFDIRNPQFLQWIKQVEPDVVVHLASVIRLPDSMSESEAFEIDVTATEQLLSTCVEIGVDKFIVTSSGAAYGYWQDNPEWIQEADPVRGNDDYFYSRHKRLVENLLAEYRERHPQLKQVILRPGTVLGPNFENPITNMFEKKRILGIRGSLSPFVIIWVDDLVEYLIEACVTEVEGVFNVAGDGVLTMPEIAKRLNKPYLSIPAIVVKSLLVILKPLGLSQYGPEQVKFIQYRPVLSNNKIKSTFEYKPRKTTSEAFEAFLAQSNKEYQQS from the coding sequence ATGAGAAAAATTTTAGTGACAGGCGCAGCGGGCGATATAGGCACACGTTTAGTTCAAGCGTTGTCGTCAAGAGGAGATGTGGATCTATATACCACGGCTCTTAAAGACCTTCCTTACATTGTGGATTCTACTCATCGAAACTTTGATATTCGTAATCCACAGTTTTTACAGTGGATAAAGCAAGTAGAGCCAGATGTTGTTGTACATTTGGCAAGTGTGATTCGTTTGCCTGATAGTATGAGTGAAAGCGAAGCGTTTGAGATTGATGTGACGGCTACAGAGCAGTTATTGTCAACTTGCGTAGAAATTGGGGTTGATAAATTCATCGTCACTTCAAGTGGTGCCGCCTATGGTTACTGGCAGGATAATCCTGAGTGGATTCAAGAGGCTGATCCTGTGCGTGGTAACGACGATTACTTTTACTCTCGCCATAAGCGCTTGGTTGAAAATCTTTTGGCCGAATACCGTGAGCGCCATCCTCAACTAAAACAGGTCATCCTTCGTCCCGGTACCGTGCTAGGCCCGAATTTTGAAAACCCCATTACTAATATGTTTGAGAAAAAACGTATTCTGGGTATTCGTGGAAGCTTGTCTCCATTTGTCATTATTTGGGTGGATGATTTAGTTGAATACCTTATAGAAGCCTGCGTCACTGAAGTCGAAGGTGTATTCAATGTTGCAGGCGATGGTGTATTGACCATGCCAGAGATAGCGAAACGCTTAAACAAGCCTTATTTATCAATTCCTGCGATTGTTGTGAAGTCGTTGCTGGTGATTTTGAAACCTTTAGGGTTGTCTCAGTACGGCCCCGAGCAAGTTAAGTTTATTCAGTATCGTCCGGTACTATCGAACAATAAAATTAAGTCAACGTTTGAATATAAGCCAAGAAAAACCACTTCAGAAGCTTTCGAAGCTTTTCTGGCGCAAAGCAATAAGGAGTATCAACAATCATGA